In a single window of the Melissococcus plutonius ATCC 35311 genome:
- the scpB gene encoding SMC-Scp complex subunit ScpB gives MTMLGQLEAILFIVGNAGISLEEISILLDISTAKAYENLLLLKQNYQENTNYALMILETGNHFMLSTKTKYAPLIKKYAKSPISNSLSQAALETVAIIAYKQPISRIEIDEIRGVQSAGPIQKLVICQLIEEKGRLDGPGRAILYGTTDYFMDYFGLKNLEELPDIQQIEEKFNEEIPMDLFFDQQRESTSLEKEH, from the coding sequence GTGACAATGCTCGGTCAATTAGAAGCTATTCTTTTCATTGTTGGAAATGCAGGAATTAGTCTGGAAGAGATTTCAATTCTATTAGATATTTCAACAGCAAAAGCTTATGAAAATTTGCTTCTTTTAAAACAAAACTACCAAGAAAATACAAATTATGCCCTGATGATTTTAGAGACAGGAAATCATTTCATGTTATCAACAAAAACAAAGTATGCTCCATTGATAAAAAAATATGCTAAATCACCAATTTCAAATTCTTTATCTCAAGCGGCATTAGAAACTGTCGCCATTATTGCTTATAAACAACCCATTTCAAGAATTGAAATTGATGAAATACGAGGTGTACAGTCCGCTGGTCCAATTCAAAAATTGGTTATTTGCCAGCTGATTGAAGAAAAAGGACGACTTGATGGTCCCGGTAGAGCAATTTTATATGGCACGACTGATTATTTTATGGATTATTTTGGTCTTAAAAATTTAGAAGAATTACCAGATATTCAACAAATTGAAGAAAAATTTAATGAAGAGATACCAATGGATCTTTTCTTTGATCAACAAAGGGAGTCAACCAGTTTAGAAAAAGAGCATTAA
- a CDS encoding pseudouridine synthase: protein MDRLQKVLAHAGIASRRKAEQIILEGRVKVNGEIINELGRQVSKQDKIEVDNVPIYQEAPVYYLFYKPRGIITSVSDDKKRKTVADYFLHSNERVYPVGRLDYDTTGLLIVTNDGSLTQQLTHPSHEIDKVYVAKVKGIALRKTLLPLTKGIKIKGRKTAPANFQILSVDTKKQTSLVQLTIHEGRNHQVKDMLDTVGYPVQKLKRERIGDLTLEGLHPGEYRRLTKKEIHALLNH, encoded by the coding sequence ATGGATCGATTGCAAAAAGTACTAGCACATGCTGGAATAGCTTCAAGGCGAAAAGCTGAACAGATTATTTTAGAAGGACGAGTTAAGGTTAATGGAGAAATAATTAATGAATTAGGCCGGCAGGTAAGTAAACAAGATAAAATTGAAGTAGACAATGTTCCTATTTATCAAGAGGCACCTGTTTATTATTTATTTTATAAACCTAGAGGTATAATTACTTCTGTTTCTGACGATAAAAAAAGAAAAACAGTAGCTGATTATTTTTTACATAGTAATGAACGTGTTTATCCAGTGGGCCGGCTTGATTATGACACAACAGGCCTGCTTATTGTCACAAATGATGGCAGCCTAACACAACAACTAACACATCCTAGCCATGAAATTGATAAAGTTTATGTAGCTAAGGTGAAAGGAATTGCTTTAAGAAAGACTTTATTACCCTTAACAAAAGGAATTAAAATTAAAGGTAGAAAAACAGCTCCTGCTAATTTTCAAATTCTTTCAGTAGACACCAAAAAACAGACTAGTTTGGTTCAATTAACAATTCATGAAGGCAGAAATCATCAAGTGAAGGATATGCTAGATACTGTTGGATATCCTGTTCAAAAATTAAAAAGAGAGCGCATTGGTGATCTAACATTAGAAGGATTACATCCTGGTGAATATCGACGCTTAACAAAAAAAGAGATACATGCCTTACTGAATCATTAA
- a CDS encoding ECF transporter S component, with amino-acid sequence MKQSNIQRIAIIAMLSAIATIVQFISVPIIPLFSFLMIDLSDILILISLFLLGPIAGISTAFIRTCLHLFFTGFALQNLVGDGASFLASLFFTLPIYYFFQVRSFSFHKTIGLIAGTLSLTLFMSIGNYFIITPIYLKLFGLTAKQFLGTNLATYITFGIIPFNLIKGVLVSIVFMIFYIKIHPFLTRQRRITKEKHS; translated from the coding sequence ATGAAACAAAGTAACATTCAACGAATTGCTATTATTGCTATGTTATCTGCTATTGCAACAATCGTACAGTTCATTTCGGTACCTATTATTCCTTTATTTAGTTTTTTAATGATTGATCTAAGCGATATTCTTATCTTAATTAGTCTATTTTTATTGGGTCCAATTGCTGGTATTTCTACGGCTTTTATTCGTACTTGTTTACATCTTTTTTTCACAGGATTTGCATTGCAAAATCTAGTAGGAGATGGTGCTAGTTTTCTAGCGTCCCTATTTTTCACTTTACCTATTTACTATTTTTTTCAAGTTCGTTCATTCTCTTTTCATAAAACAATTGGTTTGATCGCTGGTACACTTTCTCTGACTTTATTCATGAGTATAGGGAATTATTTTATCATTACACCTATTTATTTGAAATTATTTGGGCTGACAGCAAAGCAGTTTTTAGGAACCAATCTAGCTACCTACATTACTTTTGGTATTATTCCATTTAATTTGATTAAGGGAGTATTAGTTAGTATTGTGTTCATGATTTTTTATATTAAAATTCACCCTTTCCTCACCAGACAAAGAAGAATAACCAAAGAGAAACATTCTTAA
- a CDS encoding ferredoxin: MQCEIIREKCIACGLCQIYAPTIFDYTDDGVVMFKDKLSNQHQETIPVTYQQQAINACHQCPVRAILIDK; this comes from the coding sequence ATGCAGTGTGAAATCATACGTGAAAAATGTATTGCTTGTGGACTTTGTCAAATTTACGCACCCACTATTTTTGATTATACAGATGATGGTGTTGTCATGTTTAAAGATAAGTTATCAAATCAGCATCAAGAAACAATTCCAGTTACATATCAACAACAAGCGATCAATGCTTGCCATCAGTGTCCAGTACGTGCAATTCTTATAGATAAATGA
- a CDS encoding SAG1386/EF1546 family surface-associated protein, with protein sequence MSKRGKNNRKKVQEPWEQSIYEPDQNGRASRLEKRQQKKGNTFFLTILVILLLLIITLPIGTYFWATRDNKPDTSKNVTQSSSVVSSSSAEAKSTSETETSAPEVSETETEQATNQRTEESQTSVSSSERVQDSQEDGTGTSTTVQNGEGPQQVAERNGLTVEQLLQLNPTMNSNTMLYPGDKLRIK encoded by the coding sequence GTGAGTAAAAGAGGCAAAAATAATCGAAAAAAAGTACAAGAACCCTGGGAACAATCTATTTATGAACCTGATCAAAATGGACGTGCATCCCGTCTTGAAAAAAGACAACAAAAAAAGGGTAACACCTTTTTTCTAACAATTTTAGTGATATTGTTGTTATTAATTATTACATTACCGATTGGCACTTATTTCTGGGCAACACGTGATAATAAGCCCGATACTTCTAAAAATGTAACGCAGTCTTCTTCAGTTGTTTCTTCTTCATCTGCTGAAGCTAAGTCTACTTCTGAAACTGAAACAAGTGCTCCAGAAGTATCTGAAACTGAAACAGAACAAGCAACAAATCAGAGGACAGAGGAATCGCAAACTTCTGTCTCATCAAGTGAGAGAGTACAGGACAGTCAAGAAGATGGAACTGGAACAAGCACTACTGTACAAAATGGCGAGGGACCACAACAGGTAGCTGAACGTAATGGTTTAACTGTTGAACAATTATTGCAATTAAATCCAACAATGAATTCAAATACCATGTTATATCCTGGTGATAAATTACGTATAAAATAA
- the cmk gene encoding (d)CMP kinase, which produces MKKISIAIDGPASSGKSTISKILAEKLQYIYCDTGAMYRALTYLAIQYHVDKENEEDLVNLLDTHTISFQFVEKRQKVFLDKQEVTQKLRQPDVTNLVSYVAKHKKVRDKMVNLQREIAATSGVIMDGRDIGTAVLPNAEVKIFLVASVQKRAERRYRENKKKGIFTNFKQLKKEIEQRDFMDSHREFSPLVQAKDAICIDTTGKNIKEVVTIIEKIIYKKIQSND; this is translated from the coding sequence ATGAAAAAAATTAGTATTGCTATAGACGGGCCTGCTTCCTCAGGTAAGAGTACTATTTCAAAAATTTTAGCTGAAAAATTACAATATATTTATTGTGATACTGGTGCAATGTATCGTGCATTGACCTATCTAGCAATTCAGTATCATGTCGATAAAGAAAATGAGGAAGATCTGGTAAACTTACTTGATACACATACGATTTCTTTTCAGTTTGTTGAAAAAAGGCAAAAAGTATTTTTAGATAAGCAGGAAGTGACTCAAAAACTTAGACAGCCAGATGTTACAAATCTGGTTTCTTATGTGGCAAAACACAAAAAAGTAAGAGACAAAATGGTTAATTTACAACGAGAAATTGCTGCTACCAGTGGCGTAATTATGGATGGAAGAGATATCGGAACAGCTGTTTTGCCTAATGCTGAGGTAAAAATTTTTTTGGTGGCAAGTGTTCAAAAACGGGCAGAAAGACGTTATCGAGAAAATAAGAAAAAGGGTATCTTTACAAATTTCAAACAATTAAAAAAGGAAATCGAACAAAGAGATTTCATGGATTCACATAGAGAATTTTCTCCTCTAGTTCAAGCAAAAGATGCCATTTGTATTGATACTACAGGTAAAAATATTAAAGAGGTTGTTACAATTATTGAAAAAATTATTTATAAAAAAATACAATCGAATGATTAA
- the rpsA gene encoding 30S ribosomal protein S1 → MGDYKDKQEKSENATMEEAINSVQEVTIGDIVKGEVLAIEDKQIIVGIEGTGIEGIVPAKELSTSYVENINDFVKIGDKLDLVVISSIGKDKENGNYLLSKRRLDAKKVWEEIEADFKEERIIEAPVTDIVKGGLVVDVGVRGFVPASMVEDHFVSDFSEYKGKTLAVKIIEIEPSENRLILSHKAVVENDKAAKKVEIMDHLHAGDIVEGKIARLTDFGAFIDLGGIDGLVHVSEIAHNHVDKPSDTLTIGEDVNVKILSINPDEGRISLSIKETLPGAWTNIEEKAPVGSILEGTVKRLTSFGAFVEVFPGVEGLVHISQISHKHIATPHEVLHEGDDIQVKVLEVHPEDHRLALSIKALETKPDSQRESKNVESYELPEENTGFTMGDIIGDSLKEQEDHSDNEK, encoded by the coding sequence ATGGGCGATTATAAAGACAAACAGGAAAAAAGTGAAAATGCAACAATGGAAGAAGCAATCAATAGCGTTCAAGAAGTAACGATTGGCGATATCGTCAAAGGAGAAGTTTTGGCTATTGAAGATAAACAAATTATTGTAGGAATTGAAGGAACGGGTATTGAAGGTATCGTTCCAGCAAAAGAATTGTCAACGTCATACGTAGAAAACATTAATGACTTTGTTAAAATTGGCGATAAACTTGATTTAGTTGTAATTTCATCCATTGGTAAAGACAAGGAAAATGGCAATTATTTACTTTCTAAACGTCGTTTAGATGCAAAAAAGGTTTGGGAAGAGATTGAAGCTGATTTTAAGGAAGAAAGAATTATTGAAGCACCTGTTACGGATATTGTCAAAGGTGGTTTAGTCGTTGATGTTGGCGTACGAGGTTTTGTCCCTGCTTCAATGGTTGAGGATCATTTTGTATCTGATTTTTCTGAATATAAAGGAAAAACCCTTGCTGTTAAAATTATTGAGATTGAACCCTCTGAAAACCGATTAATTCTCTCACATAAAGCAGTTGTTGAAAATGACAAAGCTGCAAAAAAAGTTGAAATAATGGATCATTTGCATGCTGGTGATATTGTTGAAGGCAAGATTGCCAGATTAACAGACTTTGGTGCATTTATTGATTTAGGTGGTATAGATGGCTTGGTCCATGTTTCAGAAATTGCGCATAATCATGTGGACAAACCAAGTGACACATTGACAATCGGTGAAGATGTCAATGTAAAAATTCTCTCTATTAATCCAGATGAGGGAAGAATTTCATTGTCTATTAAAGAAACATTACCAGGAGCATGGACAAATATTGAAGAAAAAGCTCCCGTAGGCTCAATCTTAGAAGGTACTGTCAAACGTTTGACTAGTTTTGGAGCTTTTGTAGAAGTTTTCCCTGGTGTAGAAGGCCTTGTCCACATTTCACAAATTTCACATAAGCATATTGCAACACCTCATGAGGTACTTCATGAAGGTGATGATATCCAAGTAAAAGTATTGGAAGTTCATCCAGAAGATCACAGACTTGCTTTAAGCATAAAAGCATTAGAGACAAAACCAGACTCACAAAGGGAATCTAAAAATGTTGAATCCTATGAGCTGCCCGAAGAAAATACTGGTTTTACAATGGGTGATATTATTGGAGATTCATTAAAAGAACAAGAAGACCATTCGGACAATGAAAAATAA